A genomic segment from Gracilinanus agilis isolate LMUSP501 chromosome 1, AgileGrace, whole genome shotgun sequence encodes:
- the BRK1 gene encoding protein BRICK1 encodes MAGQEDPVQREIHQDWANREYIEVITSSIKKITDFLNSFDMSCRSRLATLNEKLTALERRIEYIEARVTKGETLT; translated from the exons ATGGCGGGGCAGGAGGATCCGGTGCAGCGGGAGATCCATCAGGACTGGGCGAACCGCGAGTACATCGAGGTCATCACCAGCAGCATCAAGAAAATCACGGACTTCCTTAACTCGTTCG ATATGTCCTGTCGTTCAAGGCTTGCGAcactcaatgagaaactgacagccCTGGAGCGGAGAATTGAGTACATTGAAGCAAGG GTAACAAAGGGTGAGACCCTTACCTAG